CAACTCCGAAATCCACGCCATCGCAAAGATGGTTACGCCAGATGGACGTTTGAGTTTCCATAAACGGAGTAATGGTTATACGACAAAGATATTTCTAGCCAGCAGCTGTTGGTAGTCGATAGATTGCCGCTACAAAAGCGACGCGGCCGCCAAAAAGACGGTTACCATCTACCTGTGAGGAAGCTGACCTGTATCCATCCCGCCTCGCCGAGACCCCGACGAGGGCAACTCCGTTCCGCATCGCTCAGGCCTCGCATTGGGGTGGACCAAACGGTATGCTCAGTCGCGCGATCGGCGTTCTCACCGGCTGAGGCCGCCCGAAATGCGATCCACAGAACTCTCGTCATCATCAAGTTGATACAGGAGGTTCGTTGCGGACCCGGTCTTGCGTGGCCTACCGCGTGCACAAAGGCAAAGTCGCCGCCTGCTCTTGGAAATGATGGTTGGTTGAGAATGCTCGTCGGAGTGAGCTCTCCATTTGGCAGCCATTGAAGGATACTATTCCCGGAGAAACACAATTAAAGTAATTGTATAATTACCCCAATAAAAATCTTAGACAAGACCGAATTTAGCTGCAATCATACCGACGCACTGTGCAAGCATTTCTACCGGAGGACCCGCCACCCACCCCGGCGGGTTCTCTGCTTTGCTTCCCGGACGCTTGCCGCAAATGCGATTGCTCTTGCCTTTGTATCGGCATACAAAAATATTGCTTTGAATAATGATATCACCTGGCAGAGATCTGCCTGATGAGACAAACTCACATTTTTCCAACTGAAAACTGGAGGCCCGCCGCCCGCGCGGGCGATATCGGAAGCTATATTTCAATGGCGAGCCCGACACCTACCTACGCATCGATGTAATTTTACCAACAACCGATGTCACACAGCCGATATCGGAACATGTTAATCACTAATAAAACCACAAAAACCGCAATACAATACATCGCGTGATTATATACGCATAAAATTTACGTCATCTTTTAATTGATATTTAAATACAACCTCCATCTGAAACTTATTATTTAACCTTTTGATAAAAATTTTCTTGAGCACTCCGATTACTGGTCGCAAGTTATTCTGTCTTTAATTACCACCGACCCCGGTTCCAGTTATTATCAGGAGGGCAAAAAGTCAGCTGAAGCCGCTTCCCACCTCGGGTTTCAGCCGCGCCGCTAACTTCGCGGGTACACCGGATGGGGATCACACCCGATAGCTCGGCAGTCGTGGAGATGACCGCGCGCCGGAGCGTAGCCGGTGCGACTTAGGAGCGTCCCGTGACGGCAGTAGAGATATACGATGGTGCAACATGTCGCTAAATCAGATGGTTAGACCGCAGACACAGCGCAGTTCCGCCGGCAGCAGCGGGTCGGTCCGTCTCAACCGCGGCGCATGGGTTCCGGCATGTCCGGCCGAGATACCGGCGCCAAGCCGCGACGTCAGCCTCGTTCGCGATCTTCCGACACGAAACGACCGGCCTTCTTCGAGCCCGTCCCGTTCAACACGCCGAAGGCGTCTTATGGTGCGCCACACCTGTGTCGAAATGGTCGCACCTCGACAGGGAATTAACCCTTCATAAAGCATTTGCTTGCTCAACTTATAATTTGTGTCATGGTCACTGTAAGTAGTGAGGGAGCCGACCTGATGAGTGATATAGCATCGCATATTCCGGAATTTGGTTACGATGAACGCGTGATGATCTGCCGGAAGCAGATCGAGAAGGCGGTTTATCAGTTCATTGCAAATACGAAGGTCGAAGGGTGCGATCCGGCGGAAGTCGCAATGGCCATCGCAGACATTGCCGACGATTACATTTTACTCCTGGCCCAGAAGCGCAATTTGACCCACTGAGATGAGGGATCGGCCGTCGATCGGCCGATCGCGCAGAAGCCATGTGAACGCGAAATCGCGCCGCTTCCCTCCCCGGAAGCAACGCCGAGGAGACCGTAACTCTTCGCTTGTAACCGTCCAGCGGATCGTTTCCGGCAGATCCTGAACAACGCGTCGACCATCCGCAGCCCCAACAAGCCAAACCTCTCCAAACAGCCGTTGAGATGGATTTGCCCAGGCGTGAGCTTGAGCCCGTTATCTCCCGCGAAGGGATCGAATGGTTCCGCGAGCCCCATCTCCATAACAGCACAAACATAACCGCGAAAATCAATGTTGATTTTCCCGGTTATGCCTAAGTTTGAAGGCGTGACGCATCGCGCCGAGCGTTATGTCCTTTGTCTAATGCATATCACCCGGAACGCTGGACACTTCCGGGCGACAGGCATTAGAGCGGTTCAACCGTTATGGAAGCGCAGAACCGCTCCAGTCGTTTGTTTTAGTGACAGCTCACACTCACTTGCGGAACCGGCGAGCTCAATTCGGCCAGTTCCCTGGTGAAGCCTTCCCCCACTTCCTGCTTCACCGCCTCGAGCGCCAGATCGAGGCAATTCGTGGCGAATTGCAGCTTGACATCGTCAGCGACCTGTCGCGCGTAGGCAATCATCCGCGCCAGCGCGATGAGTTCGTTCAGACCATCGTCCGCCCCTTGGTCTGCATTTGCCTTGGCAATCGATGTCACGCCCATGAGCATTTCTCCAACGAATTGAAGCAATGATACGCGCGCAGAAGTGTTTGAGCCCGTGAAAAAAGCGTGACACAACCCTCGGTGAGAATTGCTGCTTTCGATTTACAATGCAGAACGCGTACGGAACGCGGTTGAATGCAGCTTCCAGGGCAGATCGGCGTTCGATCTTATGTCGCGGGCGTCCTGCACGGCTTTCAGCAATTCCAGGGCATCGATGCGTTTTTGATCGACAGAATTCGAAAGAAGCGTCGCCAGCAGCTGCGGACGGTCCGGCTCGGCTATACCGGCGCATTGCTCGACGATCGACCGCCACGTCCGCCTCTTGAAAAAGATCGCGTTTGCCACATCTTCGAGCCGCTCGCGCAGTCCAGCTGCGAGCAGTCCGCTATCGTCCATCGCATCGAGCGTGGCATTGACATTGACGAGCGGTATCGTCAGCGGCTTGCTGCCGAGCGCGCTCGGCGCGTGCATGAGTGCGACGGCTGCATCGTCGACCAGCCGACCGGTGCGATAGCCCTCGAAAATGCGGCCGATCCCGATCATCCCGAACGGATGACATTCTGCAGCCCGCAAGGCGCCCATGCTTGCTGCCCCGAGAACGGCCACGCCAAGCGAGAGAGCATGAAGAATTTCCTTGTGCCAGACCGGTGCGGCATATTCGAAGCCGCCGTCGATCAGGCCGATGACATTGGCGCCCTGTTCCACCTGAGCCAGGACATCACCTTGCATGGCGGGCGGCAGGACGCGGACCGCCTCGCCGGCAAGCGATACCGCATCGGGAAGACTGGGACCTGCGAAAATGATCTTCAAAACCCGATCGCCTTGGCCAGAGCCCTTGTTCCAAATCGCCGGGCGCGCTCCCCCTCCGGATTTTCGAGCTCAGGGATAACGATCTTGACGACGCTAAAGGGAAGCGTGTCGTCGCTGAGGCGGACTCGGATGACCGAAGCGATCCCTCGGTTGCGCAGAGCGTCAAGCACTTGTTGCAGCAGCTCCGTCAGATTCCGTGCCCGATAATCTGCCGCGCCGTCATGGCGCAGGGCGGCAGGCGGTGCGGCAACCGCATCGAAGGCCCGCCGCATCAGCGGCGGAAGGGATCTTAAAAAAGTGGCAGGAGAAATATCGTCCCTGGCGCCGCTGATATAGGTCAGCCGGGATTGCACGGCTTCCGTCACCGCCCGAATGGCCGCCCGCACGGGAGACGGGTGCGCCCCGGTGCCGCCGGTCACCTCGACGAGGCGAATGTCCCTGTCAGCGTAAACATGCCTGGAGCCTGGAATTAGCTCCCCAGGACCCAGCATCGCGGTGAAACAGGGGACCGCGACGTCGCTGGTGATATCGAACAGCCTGAGCGCCAATCCCGATGCTTCGATCATGTCGACCAGACCGTTCAGGGCACCATCCTCAAAGCCGCGGGGATCAACGCAGCCGGCATAGAGATCGGCTTCCCCGCCCACCTGCCAGAGCACCTGAGCGTCACGCTCGATGCGCTCCAGGACGCCATGAAAAATTGCCTCCTCGACACTGTTTCCCGAAGCCAGGCCATCCGACGACATCCAGTATCGCGCGTCCCGCGTCCGGTCGAGCACCACCGCTTCGAAGGGAACGTGGATCTCGTCGCCGCTGAGGATATTGATACCGGCGACCCATTCGGTTTCGTCATCAGGCCCGAGATCGGGTTTATGGACGGCGGTCAGGCAGCTCAACCTGTCGACTTGGTAGCCCATCGCCTGCAGGCGGGAAGAGGATCCGTGGACGCGCTTGACGAAGGGTTCGCCGGCAACGGCCCGTTCGAGGGCCTCCATGACAGTGGATACCTTGGCGTCCAGATCGGTCAGGCCCTTTCCCTGAGCAATCACGATCGACCGCGAATTCGGGGCATAGGCGCACCAGACGGGAATTCCGATGTCATCCAACCCGGTATGTCGCGCAACCCTGGTAATGCCGAACCTGGCCAAAAAAGGTTCGACGCGGGAAAGAGTCTCCCCCGGCGATATGATCCTGTCGGAATAGTGGGCCGGATGGAGGGCTGAATTCATAGCGCACCGACATAGATATGGGCCGACATCAGCAGCCCCTTGATCGGACGGCGGAGCAGTCACCATTCGTCTCGATCAACCGCAGATCGCCGAATGTCTGCAGGTGACGCACCATCCGTCTCAGCCGTTTACAACCGGATCCTGCAAATCACCGTCGATCTCCGACAAGCCGGCAACGGCCAGACTTTTGGCCAATGCCACCAGTTTTTGCCTGATATTCGGATCCTCGATGGCGATGAACGCCTTGTTGAGCGCCAGCCCCTCCTTCGAGGACAAAAACTTGTTCAATTCGCTCGTCTCGCCTTCGATCGGTCCGGAGCCACCGTTCTCGAAGAAAAAGCCGATGGGCACGCGAAGAATCTCGGATATGCGTTGAAGGCGGCTGGCGCCTATCCGGTTCGTTCCTTTTTCGTATTTCTGGATCTGCTGGAAGGTAATGCCCAGAAGTTCGGCCAGACCATGCTGGGTCATCCCGAGCGTCTTTCGCCGCACCCTGACGCGGTTGCCAACATAGACGTCGATCGAATTCGGGGATTTAGCCTTCATGTGAATAAGTCTCCCACTTTATCAGCATGCCAGCCGTATAATGGAGAGTTTAGGCAAAAATGCAACTAAAAGTAAATATTTCGTAAGGATTTTTTTCGGCGCTGCTCACAGTATAAACAACCTGCGCTCGCGCACTGCTGTTCGAAATGACGGCCGCTTGGACACCGCCTCTAAAGAGGCTTTCGAGCCACGGCGATCATCGACTTGGCCAAAACAGGAATTCTTCCGACATAACGAAAACGGACCTTATCGAAGCCGGCATCCAGCAGCAGCATGCTCAGTGTGTTTTTCGACCAGAACTTGATATGCCCATGATCCTTCAGCGGCATGAAGTGATCATCCATTTTCCCCATCGCCGCGAGTGCAAGGTTCTTCAGATAACCGTGATAGGGCGTCGACATCACGGCGACGCCGCCCGGCTTGACAAGATCGTACATCGTCGAGGCGAATGCCCTCGGATCGTAGACATGCTCGACAACCTCCAGGCTGATGACGGCGTTGAACGTGCCGTACTCCCGGGAAAGATCGTCATAGGCCGAGCCGACATTCAGCGGCAGTTCGGGATAATTGATATTGGCCTTGGCAATACCATCGCTGGAAGGATCAACGCCAACGACATAATAACCCTTCTCCGCAAGAGCAGCGGCCGCTCCACCCGTACCACATCCCAAATCAAAGACGTCGTTTTTCGCAGAACCGGCGAAATGGCTCTCAAGCGCGTCAAGCACGGCAGGTAAGATGTAGAAATGCGCGGTTGTCGGCTTGGCATGAACATAGGTAGTTGCGTCTAATTCGACGGACATGTCCCCCTCCGCGATTGCGCGGCAGACACTATCGAAAAATGCGTCCAAAATTTGATGGAATCCGCCAAACAGCAAGGATAGAAAAAGATATAATCTGGAGTTTTATTATTAAAAACAAAAGCTATGCGCGAAATACCAAAAATTCGAACACAGAATGCACAAGCTGATGGAGCATCGCAGAAAATACTTTAAATAATTCAATGGATTCATTGAATTCAGAATATGAGTGAAAAGCAATATCTCAAAGTTACGAAACACCAGACCAGCAGCGACCGCCTTCATGGAGCTAGCAGTGACATTGCCCGTAGCCGCATGAGCGGTTCCTGATTGAATGGTGCTGCATCTTCACCGAATCTGCCGCGCCCATCCTGGTGGTGAGGCATAAAGGCGCCCAATTGCCGACACGAAGCCAAAGATATTTAACGGATAAATGTATACTGCTGGATTTAGACAGCCCGATCGAAATCCTTCTCGGACCGGAGAAGACAAGCTTGCCCGATAATTCGCCGTCCGCAAATGCGAAACAGCCATTGGGAAAACCGACGATTCCCGTGGTCTTCTGGTTGCTGCTGACGATCTCACTGTCACTGGTCATGGGGACGGTGCTTCTTTCCAACGACATGAAACATTTGAAGACGGTGGGCCATTATTTTGGCTTCGATCTCTTTCCCCCTGACGTTACGCCGCCTCCCCCCAAAGCCCTTCCGCGCCCGGCGCCGCCCGCCACTTTTACGCTTCCCTTGCATCTGATCGACCCGCCGGTGGCGCAGACCGTGTCGACCTTTCTACGCACATGGCGAATATCCGGGCCTGCAATGTGTGCAGCTCTGCGCGATGCCGGTATCGAAACCAGCGATTGGGCGGCGGCGAGCTTCAACGCCGATACGTTCGAATGCTTTTTCGAACATGGCGCCAAGCGGGAAAAGGATCAGCTTCCGAGTTCCATCTTCGTCATCGTTCGCGGCGACGCCGCCGGCGTGATCAGCAATATGCGGGTGAAAATCATCAATCCCGAGACGGATCAAAACGGCCAGCTCGATCCCGCTATCCTGCGAATTTTCGAAACCATGTTGCGGCAACCGCAATGGCTGGATTTTCACGAGACGTTGAACGCAATCAAGAATCTGAAGGACGTCAAGGAAGACGGTTTCGGAGCCAGCATCAACTTCGCCCGTGAGGTGCTCAATCCCGACCGCTATAACTTCACGCTGTCGCTGGATGCGACCTCCGGGCCCCAGAAAAGAACAAGAAGCTATTTTTCCGACAGAACATGGCTTCCATCGCCCGACCCAACGGTCGAGACAGACGTGCCGTCGGCACAGCTATCCACGCCTGCCGATGCCGAGGCACCGGCAAGAAATGCGGACCATCCGCGCTAGTTTTGCGGCAACGACATGCGTAAAAGCAAAGAGCTAAAGTGCAAGGAGCGAATCTGAAAGATCGCGACGCACTTTAGGACCTGCCGAGATTATCCGTCGGTTTGTCACGCCATGTAACTTGCATCGTCGTGATGCCTGGCCAGGATCCTGTAAAGCTCTTTCAAACTTTCCGCGCTCGGCCGTTCGGTGCCGTCTCCGCCCGCCAGGCGCCAGAGACGCTCGACATTGAGGTCCTGCGTGACCTGGGCAAGATCATCGCTCAGAGAGCGAAGGGCGACCGCCGATCGACGCAACCGCAAGGATGTTCTGATCAACGCTGCAAACAGGATGACAATGACGCCGACGACGCCGAAGACAAGGGCTGCGAACTGCCGGCCGTCGAGAAGGAATAGATCGTTTCGGACGGTCGCCATAAAAAAAGCGGCATTTTGAAATGCCATATGAAAACAGCTCATCAGATAGCTAAATCAATATTCCATCGCGAGCGCCCTCCAGAACGGTTTATATCTTGGAGCAAGCTGGAAAGTCTAGCAGATACCGACAATATCCCCTAGTTCGACAGTATATTTGAGGTTGCATTACTCTACTGAATTGAAACACAGACCCCGCGATGGATCGTTGCCGGCGAGCTCGGCCCGTTAAATTCCGCCGCGGACATGAAAAAAGCCAACAGTGAGAGATAGAATGAATAGAAGACGTTTCCTCGCCTCGATTCCGCTTGCTCTGTTGTATGCCAGTGCGGGCGACGTCCTCGCACAGGTGGCTCCGGCGAGAGGGTTGCGCGCCGTTGCCGACAGCAAGGCGTTCCGATTCGGATCGGCAATCGACCTGCAGAACATCAACGACCCAATCGCTTCCGGGATCTACACCGACAACGTCAATTCGATAACGCCGCGAAACGAGCTGAAATGGAATGCGACAGAAAAGAGACCGGGTGTATTCAGCTTCAAGAGTGCTGACCTTATGGTTGCATTCGCACGCAAAAACAACATGAGGGTTTATGGCCATACTTTGATCTGGTATCGCGTCCCGGAGTGGGTGTCGGAGATCACCGACGCCAAGACGATTCAGGCGACGATGAACCGTCATATAAAACAGGTTGTCACTCGCTATAAGAACTCGATCGACGCTTGGGATGTGGTGAACGAGCCGTTGGAATATGATGCGCCGGATCTGCGGGATTGTGTTTTCCGACGCCTCCTTGGCGACGACTATATCCGTATGAGCTTCGACATGGCACATCAGGCCAATCCCGGTGCGACGCTGGTGCTCAACGAAACGCATCTGGAGAAAAAATCCGACGTGTTCGAACAGAAGCGCGCCCGCATACTGAAAATCGTCGAGGACCTCGTCGCCCGGAAAACGCCCATCGGCGCGGTCGGGCTACAGGCGCATTTCCGGCCCGGCCTCGACCGAATCGATCCTGAAGGAATGGGGCGCTTCTGTGCGGCGCTGAAGGACATGGGGGTCGGCGTTTTCATCACCGAACTCGATGCATCCTGCCACTTCCTCAACCGCGACAAAGGCTTCACGCCGGCGTCATACGGCGATATTTTCAGTGACGTGATCACCGTGGCGGCCGAGCGTGGCGACTTGAAAGGCGTGACGGTATGGGGCATGTCGGAAAAATACGCCGAGCCCGACGAGAAGGCGGCCGGTCCCGACGCGGCTTGCACGAAACGCGTTAATCTTTACGACGAAAACAACACGCCGAGAAGTGCGGTTGATGGCATCCGACGGGCAATAGAGGCGATGTGATGCGTAAGAAAACAACGGAGACGTCGACAGATTCATGAGAAAAGCCGTTATTTACGTGGAAAAATTTCTGCCTGCCAGCCAGGCATTTGTTCTCAATCAGGCGGTGGCATTTCGTTCCTTCGAAGCTGAAATTCTTGCCGGTTCGCGAATTTCTTCCGCCCATACCAAAAAATCCACGGTTCCGGTTCATGACATCCGTCGGTCTCCAGTTGCGCGGGCCGGTGAACTGCTTCTGAAAATCCCCCAGATCGGCCTTCCCTTTCTCTTTCCCGCGATCGGCAATGCCGATGTTATCCACGCCCATTTCGGCAAGAACGGTTATGTCATCGGGCCCCTGGCGCGCGCCGCCGGCAAGCCGCTGGTCACGACATTCCACGGCTTCGACGCCACCTATGGCGGCGATCCAAAGAAGCCGGGCGGCTTCAACCAGGTGCGCTTTTTCGCCAAGGGACGCCGGGAGATGGCCGGCTGGAACAGCTGGAATATCGCCGTTTCCGATTTCATCCGCGACCGGCTGCTGGCGCTCGGCTTTCGCGCCGATCGGGTCTTTCGCCACCATATCGGCATCGATCTCGACCTCTTCAAAATGGAACCGCGTCCGCGAAAAAAAGGACTGGTGGTTTC
This Rhizobium acidisoli DNA region includes the following protein-coding sequences:
- a CDS encoding helix-turn-helix domain-containing protein is translated as MKAKSPNSIDVYVGNRVRVRRKTLGMTQHGLAELLGITFQQIQKYEKGTNRIGASRLQRISEILRVPIGFFFENGGSGPIEGETSELNKFLSSKEGLALNKAFIAIEDPNIRQKLVALAKSLAVAGLSEIDGDLQDPVVNG
- a CDS encoding DUF6030 family protein; amino-acid sequence: MPDNSPSANAKQPLGKPTIPVVFWLLLTISLSLVMGTVLLSNDMKHLKTVGHYFGFDLFPPDVTPPPPKALPRPAPPATFTLPLHLIDPPVAQTVSTFLRTWRISGPAMCAALRDAGIETSDWAAASFNADTFECFFEHGAKREKDQLPSSIFVIVRGDAAGVISNMRVKIINPETDQNGQLDPAILRIFETMLRQPQWLDFHETLNAIKNLKDVKEDGFGASINFAREVLNPDRYNFTLSLDATSGPQKRTRSYFSDRTWLPSPDPTVETDVPSAQLSTPADAEAPARNADHPR
- a CDS encoding class I SAM-dependent methyltransferase codes for the protein MSVELDATTYVHAKPTTAHFYILPAVLDALESHFAGSAKNDVFDLGCGTGGAAAALAEKGYYVVGVDPSSDGIAKANINYPELPLNVGSAYDDLSREYGTFNAVISLEVVEHVYDPRAFASTMYDLVKPGGVAVMSTPYHGYLKNLALAAMGKMDDHFMPLKDHGHIKFWSKNTLSMLLLDAGFDKVRFRYVGRIPVLAKSMIAVARKPL
- a CDS encoding endo-1,4-beta-xylanase — encoded protein: MNRRRFLASIPLALLYASAGDVLAQVAPARGLRAVADSKAFRFGSAIDLQNINDPIASGIYTDNVNSITPRNELKWNATEKRPGVFSFKSADLMVAFARKNNMRVYGHTLIWYRVPEWVSEITDAKTIQATMNRHIKQVVTRYKNSIDAWDVVNEPLEYDAPDLRDCVFRRLLGDDYIRMSFDMAHQANPGATLVLNETHLEKKSDVFEQKRARILKIVEDLVARKTPIGAVGLQAHFRPGLDRIDPEGMGRFCAALKDMGVGVFITELDASCHFLNRDKGFTPASYGDIFSDVITVAAERGDLKGVTVWGMSEKYAEPDEKAAGPDAACTKRVNLYDENNTPRSAVDGIRRAIEAM
- a CDS encoding glycosyltransferase, which produces MRKAVIYVEKFLPASQAFVLNQAVAFRSFEAEILAGSRISSAHTKKSTVPVHDIRRSPVARAGELLLKIPQIGLPFLFPAIGNADVIHAHFGKNGYVIGPLARAAGKPLVTTFHGFDATYGGDPKKPGGFNQVRFFAKGRREMAGWNSWNIAVSDFIRDRLLALGFRADRVFRHHIGIDLDLFKMEPRPRKKGLVVSIARFVDYKGHRFMIDALSRVAATGTPVEFVMVGQGPLKEEIEALARRSLPSVTIHENLSQTEIRDLLASAELYLHGSVTLDNGHAEAFGLANLEAEAVGTPVVAFRSGGVGEAIEEGKTGYLVEERDVAGMAEAVGRLLNDQSLWTAFSARAPLLVAERFDLRRQTGMLEDYYSSVLDEFSSRGRT
- a CDS encoding YcaO-like family protein, whose translation is MSPGETLSRVEPFLARFGITRVARHTGLDDIGIPVWCAYAPNSRSIVIAQGKGLTDLDAKVSTVMEALERAVAGEPFVKRVHGSSSRLQAMGYQVDRLSCLTAVHKPDLGPDDETEWVAGINILSGDEIHVPFEAVVLDRTRDARYWMSSDGLASGNSVEEAIFHGVLERIERDAQVLWQVGGEADLYAGCVDPRGFEDGALNGLVDMIEASGLALRLFDITSDVAVPCFTAMLGPGELIPGSRHVYADRDIRLVEVTGGTGAHPSPVRAAIRAVTEAVQSRLTYISGARDDISPATFLRSLPPLMRRAFDAVAAPPAALRHDGAADYRARNLTELLQQVLDALRNRGIASVIRVRLSDDTLPFSVVKIVIPELENPEGERARRFGTRALAKAIGF
- a CDS encoding TfuA-like protein — encoded protein: MKIIFAGPSLPDAVSLAGEAVRVLPPAMQGDVLAQVEQGANVIGLIDGGFEYAAPVWHKEILHALSLGVAVLGAASMGALRAAECHPFGMIGIGRIFEGYRTGRLVDDAAVALMHAPSALGSKPLTIPLVNVNATLDAMDDSGLLAAGLRERLEDVANAIFFKRRTWRSIVEQCAGIAEPDRPQLLATLLSNSVDQKRIDALELLKAVQDARDIRSNADLPWKLHSTAFRTRSAL